Proteins found in one Zea mays cultivar B73 chromosome 1, Zm-B73-REFERENCE-NAM-5.0, whole genome shotgun sequence genomic segment:
- the LOC103634514 gene encoding abscisic acid receptor PYL4-like → MPCIQASSPGGMPHQHGRGRVLGGGVGCAAEVAAAVAASAGGMRCGAHDGEVPAEAARHHEHAAAGPGRCCSAVVQHVAAPAAAVWSVVRRFDQPQVYKRFVRSCALLAGDGGVGTLREVRVVSGLPAASSRERLEVLDDESHVLSFRVVGGEHRLRNYLSVTTVHPSPAAPDAATVVVESYVVDVPPGNTPEDTRVFVDTIVKCNLQSLATTAEKLAAV, encoded by the coding sequence ATGCCGTGCATCCAGGCGTCCAGCCCCGGCGGCATGCCGCACCAGCACGGCCGCGGGCGGGTCCTCGGCGGCGGCGTCGGGTGCGCGGCGGAGGTGGCCGCGGCCGTCGCGGCGAGCGCGGGGGGGATGCGGTGCGGGGCGCACGACGGCGAGGTGCCGGCGGAGGCAGCGCGGCACCACGAGCACGCGGCGGCGGGGCCCGGGCGGTGCTGCTCCGCGGTGGTGCAGCACGTGGCGGCGCCGGCGGCGGCGGTGTGGTCCGTGGTGCGGCGGTTCGACCAGCCGCAGGTGTACAAGCGGTTCGTGCGCAGCTGCGCGCTGCTGGCGGGCGACGGCGGCGTGGGCACCCTCCGCGAGGTGCGCGTGGTGTCGGGGCTCCCCGCGGCGTCCAGCCGCGAGCGCCTGGAGGTCCTGGACGACGAGAGCCACGTGCTCAGCTTCCGCGTCGTGGGCGGCGAGCACCGGCTCCGGAACTACCTCTCGGTCACCACCGTCCACCCGTCCCCGGCCGCGCCCGACGCCGCCACCGTGGTCGTGGAGTCGTACGTGGTGGACGTGCCGCCGGGCAACACCCCCGAGGACACCCGCGTGTTCGTCGACACCATCGTCAAGTGCAACCTCCAGTCGCTGGCCACGACCGCCGAGAAGCTCGCGGCCGTGTAG